The genomic stretch CCCTTCGGCGCGACGAGCTGCACCCGCATGCGGAACTCGGCCGACAGTGGCCGCACTTCGCCGGCCACCAGGATCCGCTTGAAATCGGCCTCGGTTGTGCGAATCACGACTTCGGCCTGCTCATCCAAGCCGGGCGCCACCTCGCCAATTCCGCTGCGAACAAAAAACGTGAATCGCTTTCCGGTGTCGGTGAATTCGTAGCCGATCGTGTAGGACAGATTCGCGGAGCGCCGGGGATTGAGCCGAGACGGCATCAGTCGCACGAGCGTCTCGACCGGTATTTCGGCGATCGTGGCGCCGTTGATCCGCGGCTTGTCGGGGAGGTGCTGCCGCTCGCGGAGCAATTCGGCGTCGCTGCGCATCCAGTTCTTCATCAGCGGATTGACGCAGTCGGCCGCCAGTCGTTCGAGCAATTCAGCTTTCTTTCGCCGTAGCTTCTTGCTCGCGGGCTGCCCAACGAGCAATACCTGAGCCAGCCAAAGTGCCCAGCGGACGTTGCCTTGTGATTCGGCCGCCTCGATCTGGCCGATCACTCGCTCGGGGCCGCCGATGAGCGGAACTAGCTGACGGGCGACCTCTTTGAGCGTGAACGGGTCGAGATTGGCCGCATCGCCGTCGAACCAGCCGACATATCCGCAGTAGATTCCGCGAATGGCGCCGCGCAGCGTGCCATAACGCTCCTGCAAATAGGGATGCTCGCGCAGATCGCGCGGCAAGTCGATTTCCTCGACGAGTTCATCCGGCGTTCGTCCGGCATTGATTCCCGCCACGACGGAATCGTGCACCCGCGCGATCGCGTCGCGATAAACGGTGAGCAGTTCGTGGATCTCTCGCGCGCCGCAAATCGTTTCCGTGTGCCCGAGCACCATCACTTCAGGCGCCGGATCGAGGCGGCGCATCGCATCGAGCGAATCGATCCATTGCCGCACGGGTCGTGGCGGCACTCCGCGGATCGCATACAGATTTGGAAACCCCCGGTAGATATTGTCGCCGGCGAATAGCGTCCGCTCATCCGGGAGCCAGACAAACAGATGATCGTGCGTCTCACCGGGCGCCGCATGCAACTCGATCCGCACTTCACCGATCTCGAATGAGGTGCGCGACTCGAGCAACGCAGTCGGGAACCGAATCGGCGGCCGCGGCTCGCCGCTCAATCGAAACGGCGGCCCGATTGTGTCTCGCGCGACCTGGTCGAGCGGCAGCGCCGCCCCGGATTGCTTCGCGCCGCGTGTGAAATGGGCGGCTGGCATGAGCTGCGTGACTTCGAGTTCGCCGGCAAATCCTTGCTGCGCCCAGATCGGGACTCCCGAATCGCAGAACGCATCCGCTCCACCGATATGGTCGGGATGTGAGTGCGTATAAATCACGGCCCGCGGCGGCCCGCCCGCCCGTTTCTCGAACTCCCGCCGGATTTCCCGCCCGGTTTGCAGGGACGATGCCGTATCGATCACGACAAATCCGCCATCGACCGCGATCATCCCGACATTCGCCAAATCGTAATCGAGAGCGCAATGGACGCGCCCATAAGCCTCGACCCGCGGCCCAAACCCATCCTTCGGCACCCCGCATGTCCCAGGGTCGTTCAGCAATCCGGAAGAGGCGAGCTTATTCATGCCGCAGCGGAACCCGATCGATAAAATGAGCCGATGACCCCGACGGGAGTCGAAACCGAATTTATCAAGGGTAACAGCGTAAGCGACCTGCGGCAACCGCCCGTTGCGAGTGCCGCAGAAACCACCTTGGCCGGCTCCCCAACGTGTAGTAGATTAAAAGATACGGAGACTTGATCAATGTCCATCACCATCCAGCTTCCAGAGCACATCGAGCAGCAGCTTCGTCGAGACATCGGCGACCTCGATCAGGTGGCCAAGGAGGCTGCGTTGGTGGAGATGTACCGGCAGGGGAAGCTCACGCACCACCAGCTTGCGACGGCATTGGGTCTCGACCGCTTTGAAACGGAAGCACTGCTCAAGCGACACAACGTCACCGAAGACTTGTTGACGCCTGAGGAATTGGGCGCTCAAATTGCGAACTTGCGCAAACTTGTCAGCGGATGATCGTCGTCTCTGATACAACGCCGCTGAACTACTTGGTGCTTATCAAGGCCGATCATGTATTGCCCGCTCTCTTCGGGCAAGTCATCGCGCCGCCTATCGTGTTGAGCGAGATGCAGCACGCGAAAGCTCCCGCGCAGGTCCAGTCGTGGGCCAAGAACGCGCCGGCGTGGCTGGACATTCGCTCGCCCACAATCGTTCCGCAGCTTGGAGCGTTGGGACCGGGGGAGTCGGCGGCGATCGCCTTGGCCCAGGAACTTAATGCTGACGCGATTCTCATCGACGAGCGCGATGGCACAGCCATTGCGACACGAATGGGCATAAAGGTTACGGGCACACTCGCGATCCTCGGTATGGCCGCCGAGCAGGATTTAATTTCGTTACCCGCGGCGATAGCGGACCTTCGCCGCACGACGTTTCGTGGTCCAAGGGAATTCATCGAGGAACTTCTCCGACTCGATCTGGCGCGACGATCACGAACTCAATAATGACTCCATGGGGAGTCAAGCCGGAGCAATGGTGGACCAATGCGGGACATTCCGGTCTTCTTTGAAAAGTAGAATGTCCCCGTTTCTTCCCCCTACCATCATCCAGATCGTCGGCGACCCGATAGACCGCGCGGCATTGTGCGGTGCATGAATTTGTCCACTGCGACAGCATCCTGAAAGGATGCGAGACATTAGCCGGCGGTCGAGGCCGTTCGGCCGACACCGCCGGTTCCGAGAAGCGCAAACGTTGTTCGACACTGGCAGGGGTCGCAGCGCTCTGGCACCCTTTCAGGGTGCGACGGCGATTTCCCTTGAGGCTGACCGGTGGTATCGGCCGCCTGCGGCCTCGACCACCGGCTAATGGCTTCGAACCCTACCGGGTTCCCCGGAGGCCGCCACTCCCTGTCTGACATTCGCGGAACAGAATCTGGATCAGTCGCATGCGGTCAGCAGGCCGCGATTTGCACAGCCCAGACCGCGCGGGTTGTGGCGAGCTAGGATGCACCAGCTCAAGAAAAAAGTGGATTTTCGAGTCTTCTTGGAAACGTAGAATGTCCCGTTTCTTCTCCGGTCGTCAATAATGCGTCCCTGTCGGCGCTCGCAATACCGCCGGCCGATCAATATTATCATCACCGCGCCAATTCTTAGATCGCAGTTTCTCCCACTGATTAACAAGCTGTTTCGCGCGATAGTTGAAGTCTTTTCGGTCGTCCATTGCGTAATCTACTCGGGTTTTCAACCACTCTTCGCAATCATTGTACAAGAACACTTTTTGGCTCTCATACGGGCCGCCCTCGGCGACTTTATTCAGGTAATCCACTTCCGCGACGCCAGCGAGTGCAAGCTGCTCGACGAACGCCTGTCGGCTATTCAATTCCTCGCGTCCGATCGAGTGCGCCGCCTTGATTTGCACTAACTCGGCATTCAGTTTCAGCAACCCGGCGTTCAGTTCTGCTATCTGATTAAACTGAGTATTGATTACGTCCAATCGGTCGTTCGCGGCACGTTGGGCTTGGTCTGTTTCCTGGCGTTGAACTAGAAATCCGGCAACGTAGCCCAAAACCGCTCCGAGGATTGTCGCTATAACCGAATTCCGCATAAGGCACCCTTCGTCCCAAGAAGTCTACAAACGTCCACTATGAACAACGGCTATTCCGGATCAGTATACCCGCCCGTCCAGCGGGTTGCATCAATAGGCGTCGGCCGACAACGCGTCCTCTTGCTTTGGCAGACGTAACGGCTAGTATCGCAGGTATCGGGACGGTCGCGCGGGTTGCAAACCGGTCGCCCAAGCGAACTCGGCGGTGAGCGCCTTTCTTACCTTGTGGCGATCGCTGCTGGGTTCGGCCCGTTCTTTACGAGGTAAGATCAATGGTTGCGAATCCTTCCGTCCAAGCTGGCGAAGCCAGCGACGAGGCCATGCTCGGGCAGCTTCACTCGACTGCCCGGGGAATTGTCGCGGCACTCGTTAGTTTGCGTGGGCACGTCATAGATATGCGGTGGCATAACCGCCCCAGCGCGCTGCCCGCAGACCGACAGCGAATTATCGGCGAAATCGAGTCCGATTTGGCCAAGTTGCGGCAGCTCACCGGCGATGCGCGAACACAACCGTCCGACGTACATGCGCTGACAACCGCGTTCGACGGGAGCGTGGTCGAAAAGGAACATGCCGGCATTCGCGGGCGCAGTTATCACGACATCGCCTTCAAACTAGGAGAGTCCGCGTGTGAAACGATCAAAGCACAGCTCGGCGTGGACCTCGTAGTTGCGGCGAGCGAATGGATTGACACCATCAGATTTCGCCAGGATAGATTGGGCCAATTGCTGGCCGAAGAATATGCGAGAGCCGTCGAGGCCGTCCGCCGGAGCGGATCAGCGACCATCGACGCGCTGGCCGGTCAGGCGGGAAGCGGCCGCGCAAAACCAATCGGCAGCGCGATTGTTTCCGGCAACGAAGCGCGAGACAAGTGGATTTACGACGAAGCCCGCAAGACGACGGGCTGGAAAACCATCGTTGCTCGCCTAAAGAATAAACCGAAGAAATGGCTGCGGATCAGTTCCGTTAGTGGCATCAAAGCGGCCGCGGTTCGCTATGCGGACCGCCACGAACTGCCTCTCCCGGATCCGCGAAAGGCTGGCCGGAAACCGGTTTCATATCGACGCGCAATGTGAGCGCAATTGCGCTCCATCTCGGTCAATTTTCGCTTGCGGCGCGCTGCAGTACCATTCTCGCAACAGCCCGATGATGGGCGGAAAGCGAGAAGTAAATATGAGTGCGGCGGCAAACGAATCTATTCCCTCTCTGCTGATCATTTGTCATAATCAAATCATGGTCGAAGTGTTCTACGAAGCCGCGGCGCGGGAACAGTTCGAGCGGTTGCCGGGGCGGATCAAGGCCCGCGTGTTCGGCATCGTGGAGCGATTGGCTCGGTGGCCCGAAGTGAGCGGAGCGAAGCCATTGCGGGGCGATTTGTCGGGCCGGTATCGAATTCGCACCGGCGACTATCGCGTGCAGTTTCGCGTGGAAGGCAACGTCCTGTCGATCGAGAAGATCGGCCACCGCGATCGGTTCTACGAAAGGTGAAGTATGTCCACACTGTCACAACGCTTGGTCATCGAAGGAAAGCGGTACATCCTCTTGCGGGAAGCCGAGTACGAATCCTTATGCCGAGAAGCGGGCCGGTTCGAGAATGTGCCCGACGATGACTTGCCCGCGCTACCCAAAGCCGACCGGCGGGGTCGCGTTCCGGCCGTCGAATATAGCCGCGTGTCGCTGGCCCGCGATTTGATTCGCCAGCGCAAGGCGGCCGGACTGTCGCAACAACAGCTAGCCGATGCGGCGCGGGTCCGGCAGGAAACCATCTCGCGGATCGAATCCGGCAAGCATAGCGTGACGATCAAGACTTGGGACAAGATTTTCAAGGCGCTGGAAACGGCGCAGCGCAAGAAAGGCAAGTGACTCCGAGGAATTCGACGCCGCGCGATACTTCTCGAATGAACTAGAAGCAGTTTCAAAACCGCTGTGAGAAGGGGACAGTCCCCATTTTACTCCACGGCCATCGAGGCGTTGGTGCAGGGCGCAAAATGGGGACAGTCCCCGACGGTTTTGAAACTGCTTCTAGTGACCCCGACGGGACTCGAACCCGTGTTACCGGCGTGAAAGGCCGGTGTCCTAGACCGCTAGACGACGGGGCCAAAAAGTTGCGAGCCGAATCGCCGATCACGCGTCTAACCGAGAACCACCTGCGGAAAGGGGGAGACTGCCCTTGTGCTTCGGAGACAACCTCACCCCGGCCCTCTCCCAACAAGGGCGAGGGAAAGGCGGCGGATAGTCCCCGGCGGTTCTCGAAGCGGACAGCGCGCCGACAGACGGCTATCAATTTACAACCGACCCGCACCCAAACAAAGCCCTAATTGGTTGGCGCGATGGAGGTCGAGGCACTCGAGTCTCAGCCATCATCGATCGGAACGCCGCGTCCGACGGAACGCCACGGAGAACGTTCCCTACATCGTCGTCGCAATGGGTGGAGCGTCCAATAGGCCGCGAGCCAGCAGGCAACTCGCGCGGCTCAAGACAGAGATCAAGCGGAAACGCAGGGGAGAGAACCCTTCGAAATCGTGAGGCTCGACGGCGTCAGCCGGCCGAGTCAGCTTCGCTGGCCGAATGGTTTTCCGCGGGCGCAGCACCTTCGGTCGGAGCATGTGTGTCGGCACGGGAGTTGCGATGAATCGCATCGTATACTTCGCGACGATGCACGGGCACTTCCTTCGGCGCTTCCACGCCAAGCCGAACCTTATCCCCACGGATTTCAACGACAACGATCGTGATGTCATTATTAATGACAATACTTTCGTTCTTCTTACGGGAGAGAACCAACATCGTGTTTTCCTTCTTTCGCCACAGCCGCCTTGGCGTTGATGGCACGTCGCCGTCAGTCGACCCGTTCGACTGAACTCCGCCAGTTCCAGGGCCATTTTCGGGGCGAATTCGCTTGCACGGCGCACCGACTTGAGGGCGTTCGCGCAAGCGCTTCCTTCAATTTACTTTACGTGCCAGCGGCGCGGAGTCAAGCAAATCGGCGGCCGGTTTGAGGCCATTTCGCCAAGGAATATCGACTTTGGCATAAAATTAGTCACTGCCCGAATCCGCGCGCTGGCTTGAAGCGATGCAAAAACCAGCGGATTGCGATCAGCGGAGCGCAATTTAAACCCTATGATCGTCTAATGTTACAATCCAGAGTCGTTCTGCTGCCGCGAATGGTTTCAGGTGGACTTTAACCAGCGACGTGAGCGCGAATCAAGTCGAAATCGCCGCTCCGGTTAGTCGGCGCTTTTTTCGCTTTTTCCGTCTTGGGGGGCAGGAAAAGCTCTCGCTTTGGGAAAATTGCGACCGTTTTTCCGCTCGCTTGCGTAGGCCGGCGACATACATATAATTCGAGTGTCGAATTGGATTTGCCACGGCGGGACTTAGCTATCCCGGGTCCGCGGTCTTGGGTCGCACTTTCGCGCATTCGCCATCGGGGATCGGAGTCGCTGGAATGGGACATTGGCTTCGCGATATTTGGGACGCCGTTTCAACGGTCGCGGCCGGTATGTGGGTTACGCTGCGCTATTGGTTCAAGACCTACGAACCGGGCCGGCGGACGTTCACCGAGAAGTTCGAATATCCCGAATTGCCCGTGCCGGTCGCGGCGCGGTATCGCGGCTTTCATCGGTACGATCTGACGACCTGCATCGCCTGCGACCAATGCGCAAAGGCCTGTCCGGTGGATTGCATTTACATCGGGAAGGAGCGGGTGACGAACGGCAAAGGTTTCAAAATCACGGGCTTCACGATCGACTACTCGAAGTGCATGTTTTGCGCTCTGTGCGTCGAGCCGTGCCCGGTGGATTGCATTTTCATGGGGGCAAC from Pirellulales bacterium encodes the following:
- a CDS encoding alkyl sulfatase dimerization domain-containing protein: MNKLASSGLLNDPGTCGVPKDGFGPRVEAYGRVHCALDYDLANVGMIAVDGGFVVIDTASSLQTGREIRREFEKRAGGPPRAVIYTHSHPDHIGGADAFCDSGVPIWAQQGFAGELEVTQLMPAAHFTRGAKQSGAALPLDQVARDTIGPPFRLSGEPRPPIRFPTALLESRTSFEIGEVRIELHAAPGETHDHLFVWLPDERTLFAGDNIYRGFPNLYAIRGVPPRPVRQWIDSLDAMRRLDPAPEVMVLGHTETICGAREIHELLTVYRDAIARVHDSVVAGINAGRTPDELVEEIDLPRDLREHPYLQERYGTLRGAIRGIYCGYVGWFDGDAANLDPFTLKEVARQLVPLIGGPERVIGQIEAAESQGNVRWALWLAQVLLVGQPASKKLRRKKAELLERLAADCVNPLMKNWMRSDAELLRERQHLPDKPRINGATIAEIPVETLVRLMPSRLNPRRSANLSYTIGYEFTDTGKRFTFFVRSGIGEVAPGLDEQAEVVIRTTEADFKRILVAGEVRPLSAEFRMRVQLVAPKGGVLSRLKMLRALMRLRRCIVQP
- a CDS encoding UPF0175 family protein — encoded protein: MSITIQLPEHIEQQLRRDIGDLDQVAKEAALVEMYRQGKLTHHQLATALGLDRFETEALLKRHNVTEDLLTPEELGAQIANLRKLVSG
- a CDS encoding type II toxin-antitoxin system RelE/ParE family toxin, which produces MVEVFYEAAAREQFERLPGRIKARVFGIVERLARWPEVSGAKPLRGDLSGRYRIRTGDYRVQFRVEGNVLSIEKIGHRDRFYER
- a CDS encoding helix-turn-helix transcriptional regulator gives rise to the protein MSTLSQRLVIEGKRYILLREAEYESLCREAGRFENVPDDDLPALPKADRRGRVPAVEYSRVSLARDLIRQRKAAGLSQQQLADAARVRQETISRIESGKHSVTIKTWDKIFKALETAQRKKGK
- the csrA gene encoding carbon storage regulator CsrA, with product MLVLSRKKNESIVINNDITIVVVEIRGDKVRLGVEAPKEVPVHRREVYDAIHRNSRADTHAPTEGAAPAENHSASEADSAG
- a CDS encoding NADH-quinone oxidoreductase subunit I, whose translation is MGHWLRDIWDAVSTVAAGMWVTLRYWFKTYEPGRRTFTEKFEYPELPVPVAARYRGFHRYDLTTCIACDQCAKACPVDCIYIGKERVTNGKGFKITGFTIDYSKCMFCALCVEPCPVDCIFMGATHDLSCYSRDGCIVDFARLPVDVAWGRATLNPTAVADSKVLVEPVHGGPNQ